The following are encoded together in the Candida orthopsilosis Co 90-125, chromosome 5 draft sequence genome:
- a CDS encoding His4 protein (multifunctional enzyme: catalyzes three steps of histidine biosynthesis, with phosphoribosyl-AMP cyclohydrolase, phosphoribosyl-ATP diphosphatase, and histidinol dehydrogenase activities) encodes MTFPILPFLSSPEDPQFDNLSITGQVLFPYDSLKLSKHWIQQFPSQLAIFVQVDKDITVDQITELLNLGVERVFLFDESQYESVLSAGLPEDRFAGPVLQSNSSLIVSEKLGDLKKYNNDENRDVYFDLTGGNISQDEVDELAKLGYTIILPSNTLVTKKQEPGKVSISSTFVNTLVTDRQDGLFTTLITSPAPQYTALGIVYSSKESIIAAIDEKVGVYQSRKRTHELWYKGKTSGATQKLLQVSKDCDSDVVKFMVENRKGYGFCHKASKYTCFGDNLQSNGHGLSKLDATLQDRFENAPEGSYTKRLFNDESLLIAKLKEELDELIDAKDNQDEVAWEAADLLYFVMCWCIKNGVRLSDVEKNLDIKSLKVTRRKGDAKPAYLEKKEKNGPEQKKPKTQEDADYQLEVIDASDLSSPGIAKAMTRPAQKTSEIMKLVLPIIENVKSNGDKALLELTAKFDGVTLDTPVLKAPFPESLMNISQEMKNAIDLSMSNIEKFHAAQLPKEAVMTVETAPGVYCSRFAKPIENVGLYVPGGTAVLPSTAMMLGVPAKVAGCKNIVIASPPSRSTGQLTPEVVYVAHKLGASCIVMAGGAQAITALAYGTESVIKCDKILGPGNQFVTAAKMYIQNDTQALCSIDMPAGPSEVLVIADENADADFVASDLLSQAEHGVDSQVILIGVGLSAAKLQEFQQAVTKQASALPRKEIVAKCLSHSYILLTKSYQDAFDLSNQYAPEHLILQINNAASYVPDYIENAGSVFVGALSPESCGDYSSGTNHTLPTYGYARQYSGVNTATFQKFITSQDVTKQGLQSIGKAVMTLAAVEGLEAHRRAVEVRMEKLGLL; translated from the coding sequence ATGACGTTTCCTATATTACCATTCCTTTCATCTCCCGAAGATCCACAATTTGATAACTTGAGCATCACAGGACAAGTTTTGTTTCCATATGACTCACTCAAATTGAGTAAACACTGGatacaacaatttccaTCACAATTGGCCATATTCGTACAAGTTGATAAGGATATTACTGTGGACCAAATTACCGAATTATTGAACCTAGGCGTTGAGAGAGTattcttgtttgatgagTCACAGTATGAGTCAGTTTTAAGTGCTGGATTGCCTGAAGATAGATTTGCAGGCCCTGTATTGCAATCTAATCTGTCATTAATTGTtagtgaaaaattgggtgatttaaaaaaatacaacaatgATGAGAACAGAGATGTATATTTCGATTTGACTGGAGGTAATATATCtcaagatgaagttgatgaattagCTAAATTGGGATACACCATCATACTACCATCAAACACCCTAGTcacaaagaaacaagaacCTGGTAAAGtatcaatttcttccaCATTTGTTAATACTTTGGTCACTGATAGACAAGATGGGTTATTCACCACATTAATCACATCTCCAGCACCACAATACACAGCATTAGGTATTGTCTATTCTTCAAAAGAATCCATAATTGCtgccattgatgaaaaagttggagtatatcaatcaagaaagaGGACCCATGAGTTATGGTACAAGGGCAAAACTAGTGGTGCTACTCAAAAGCTTCTTCAAGTTTCCAAAGATTGTGATTCCGATGTTGTTAAATTCATGGTGGAAAATCGTAAAGGATATGGATTTTGTCATAAAGCTAGTAAGTATACTTGTTTTGGTGACAATTTACAATCTAATGGACATGGGTTATCGAAATTGGATGCTACTCTACAAGatagatttgaaaatgctCCTGAAGGATCATACACCAAAAGATTGTTTAATGACGAATCGTTACTTATTgctaaattgaaagaagaattggatgaattgattgatgcaAAGGATAATCAAGATGAAGTTGCTTGGGAAGCGGCTGATTTATTATACTTCGTCATGTGTTGGTGTATTAAAAATGGAGTTAGATTAAGTGACGTTGAAAAGAATCTTGACATCAAGTCGTTGAAAGtgacaagaagaaaaggtGATGCTAAGCCAGcatatttggaaaagaaagagaagaatGGGCCAGAACAAAAGAAGCCAAAGACTCAAGAAGATGCAGATTATCAATTGGAGGTTATTGATGCTAGCGATTTATCTTCTCCAGGTATTGCTAAAGCCATGACCAGACCAGCCCAAAAGACATCTGAAATTATGAAATTAGTGTTGccaattattgaaaatgtaaaGTCCAACGGAGATAAAgcattgttggaattgacAGCAAAATTTGATGGTGTTACATTAGACACACCAGTACTCAAAGCACCATTCCCTGAATCACTCATGAACATCTCTCAAGAAATGAAGAATGCtattgatttatcaatgtccaatattgaaaaattccaTGCTGCTCAATTACCAAAAGAGGCAGTCATGACAGTTGAAACAGCACCCGGTGTCTATTGTTCCAGATTTGCCAAgccaattgaaaatgtcgGACTTTATGTACCTGGAGGTACTGCCGTCTTGCCCTCAACGGCAATGATGTTGGGTGTGCCAGCAAAAGTAGCTGGTTGTAAAAACATTGTTATTGCTTCGCCACCGTCAAGAAGCACGGGTCAATTAACACCCGAGGTGGTGTATGTTGCTCATAAACTAGGTGCTTCATGTATTGTTATGGCTGGCGGTGCACAAGCTATAACAGCATTGGCTTATGGTACCGAATCAGTTATAAAATGTGACAAGATTTTGGGTCCTGgtaatcaatttgttacTGCTGCCAAGATgtatattcaaaatgataCACAAGCCTTGTGTTCAATTGACATGCCTGCGGGACCAAGTGAAGTATTGGTGATTGCTGATGAAAATGCCGATGCTGATTTTGTAGCTAGTGATTTATTATCACAAGCTGAACACGGGGTTGATTCCCAGGTCATATTAATAGGAGTTGGTTTATCTGCTGCCAAGTTGCaagaatttcaacaagCAGTGACAAAACAAGCTTCAGCCCTaccaagaaaagaaattgttgccAAATGTTTATCTCATTCATACATTTTACTTACCAAATCATATCAAGATGCATTTGACTTATCCAATCAATACGCACCagaacatttgattttacaaatcaacaatgctGCCTCGTATGTTCCCGACTACATTGAAAATGCCGGTTCAGTGTTTGTTGGTGCATTATCACCAGAATCTTGTGGTGATTATTCAAGTGGTACTAATCATACATTGCCCACTTATGGTTACGCTAGACAATACTCTGGTGTCAATACGGCAACTTTTCAGAAATTCATCACTTCTCAAGACGTTACTAAACAAGGGTTGCAAAGTATTGGTAAAGCAGTTATGACTTTGGCTGCAGTTGAAGGATTGGAAGCTCATAGAAGAGCAGTTGAAGTTAGAATGGAAAAATTGGGACTACTTTGA
- a CDS encoding Pex5 Pex5p family protein → MSFVGGGSECAVNNNVVSQLNKHTQQDRSLQQQASQPLGGVIQNQGFKRDNLINARDRQNLDQFMNNAAPQGASFQFQQMRHELNTMHQHPSAQQQQQQQQNNWSQDFKQQSHSPVPQVASPMVKNAAPVNTQWANEFQAAPQQPQTLQQHQNQHQHNQQFSRYGGAPMMSYRPMMGSSMGMSAYQQQQQQQPQVQRQSQEQTQDTEQQVDWDDQFKKIEELSEQAKEEAKVADDKDDIIIDDKYQATFQEVWDSLNSEAFENDFIERQYEDFKSTQGETFPPDMNLWERDFAKYASTRAHFGDYKFEDAKNNQFFDLPADQDPYQIGIQLMENGAKLSEAALAFEAAIQKDQNHVDAWLKLGEVQTQNEKEIAGITALEKCLELHPENSEALMNLAISYINEGYDNAAFATLERWISTKYPQIAEQARRENPELTDEDRFSLNKRVTDLFLKAAQLSPDGASMDADVQMGLGVLFYANEDFDKTIDCFKAALSIRPNDPILWNRLGASLANSNKSEEAVDAYFKALQLKPTFVRARYNLGVSCINIGCYKEAAEHLLSGLSMHQVEGVDSGSSSLNHNQSTALTETLKRAFIAMERRDLVELVKPNMDLNQFRGEFNF, encoded by the coding sequence atgTCATTTGTTGGTGGAGGATCAGAATGTGCTGTTAACAACAATGTTGTTTCTCAACTCAACAAACACACTCAACAAGATAGATCTTTACAGCAGCAAGCTTCTCAACCCCTTGGCGGTgtgattcaaaatcaggGTTTTAAAAGAGATAACTTGATTAATGCTAGAGATAGACAAAATTTAGATCAATTTATGAATAATGCGGCACCTCAAGGTGCATCGtttcagtttcaacaaatgagACACGAGTTGAATACTATGCATCAGCATCCGTCTGctcagcaacagcagcagcagcagcagaaTAACTGGTCACAGGATtttaaacaacaatctcatTCACCAGTACCACAAGTTGCTTCACCAATGGTGAAAAATGCTGCTCCCGTTAATACCCAGTGGGCTAATGAGTTTCAAGCTGCTCCGCAACAGCCACAAACTTTGCAACAGCATCAGAACCAACATCAGcataatcaacaattttcgAGGTATGGTGGTGCACCAATGATGTCGTATCGTCCTATGATGGGTAGTTCTATGGGCATGTCTGCgtaccaacaacaacaacaacaacaaccacagGTGCAGAGGCAAAGCCAAGAACAAACACAAGATACTGAACAGCAAGTTGACTGGGATGATCAATTTAAAAAGATCGAAGAACTTTCAGAACAAgctaaagaagaagcaaaagtTGCTGATGACAAAGATGATATaatcattgatgataaataCCAAGCCACTTTTCAAGAAGTTTGGGATAGTCTCAATTCTGaagcatttgaaaatgattttattgaaCGACAATAtgaagatttcaaaagtacCCAAGGTGAAACTTTCCCACCAGATATGAATCTTTGGGAAAGGgattttgccaaatatGCATCAACAAGAGCACATTTTGGTGATTATAAATTCGAAGATGCCAagaacaatcaattttttgactTACCAGCAGATCAAGATCCTTATCAAATTGGTATCCAATTGATGGAAAATGGCGCCAAATTATCTGAAGCGGCATTGGCATTTGAAGCGGCAATTCAGaaagatcaaaatcatGTTGATGCgtggttgaaattgggtGAAGTTCAAActcaaaatgaaaaggaaattgcCGGTATTACTGCTTTGGAAAAATGTCTTGAGTTACATCCAGAAAATTCGGAAGCATTAATGAATTTAGCTATTTCATATATTAACGAGGGTTATGATAATGCTGCTTTTGCTACTTTAGAAAGATGGATTTCTACAAAGTATCCTCAAATTGCTGAACAAGCAAGAAGAGAAAACCCTGAATTAACTGATGAGGATAGATTCTCATTGAATAAGAGAGTTACCGacttgtttttgaaagcaGCCCAATTATCACCAGACGGTGCTAGTATGGATGCAGACGTACAAATGGGATTAGGTGTCTTATTTTATGCCAATGAAGATTTCGACAAGActattgattgttttaaagCTGCGTTGTCAATCAGACCCAATGACCCCATCTTGTGGAATAGATTAGGTGCATCATTAGCCAACTCCAATAAATCAGAAGAAGCTGTTGATGCATATTTCAAAGcattacaattgaaaccaacATTTGTACGAGCAAGATATAATTTGGGTGTTTCTTGTATAAATATTGGTTGTTATAAAGAAGCTGCTGAACATCTTTTGTCTGGATTGTCTATGCATCAAGTTGAAGGTGTTGATTCtggttcttcttcattgaatCATAATCAATCTACTGCATTAACTGAAACATTGAAAAGAGCATTTATTGCTATGGAAAGAAGAGATTTGGTCGAATTGGTTAAACCAAATATggatttgaatcaatttagAGGTGAATTTAACTTCTAG